TGCCTGGGAAGCGGCAGACCTGGAACGGTTGTTTCACGAGGATTACGAACTCGGCTTCCTCTTTATGAAGAGGATTGCGCGAATCGCCAAGAGCAGGCTCCAGGTCAGGAATGTGCAATTCCTGGACATATACGCTTAGCAGCAAGATCGCTGCTCTCGAATGAACCGAACTGTCAGATACTATTTCTTTACACCTATCATCTTTCGCCTTGAAATGTGAGCCTGAAATGGGCCATTTTTATCGCCCGCCTCCTTATCCTCTACCACTACGGAGGGGCGGTTTTATTATTGTTTGAGGAAAGGAGAATGAACATGTCCAGCTCTTTCGGCGTCCTGTTTCGGCTGAGCACCTTTGGTGAATCCCACTCCAGGGGGGTGGGCGTTGTCGTGGACGGCTGCCCACCTCTTGTTCCCATAAGCGAAGAAGACATCCAGGCTCAGCTGGATAGACGACGACCAGGCCAGAGCACCCTCAGCACAGCAAGAGCCGAATTGGACAGAGTGACCATCTTATCGGGTGTAGAACAGGGCAAGACCCTCGGCACCCCTATTGGTCTGCTGGTGGGCAATGTGGACCAACGTCCGGGTGATTATGAACACCTGCGCTCCATTCCCAGGCCCTCTCACGCCGATTACACCTACTGGATCAAGTACGGCATCCGATCCTATAGCGGCGGAGGCCGCGCCAGCGCCAGAGAAACTATTGGCCGAGTTGCAGCTGGGGCCATCGCCGAAAAGTTCCTCCAGCACGTTTTCGGAGTGGAAATCGTCGCCTGGGTCAGTTCCGTCGGCACAGTCGACGCCCCGGAGATCAACAGTGATCTGGTCAGCCGGCAGGAAGTAGACAGCACCCCGGTTCGCTGCCCCCACCCCGAAAGTGCGGCAGAGATGACCAGGACCATCCTGGAAGCCAAAAAAAGCTCTGATTCTATAGGGGGTATAATTTCTTGTGTGTGTCGCGGTGTGCCGCCAGGCTGGGGAGAGCCGGTTTTTCACAAAATGGAAGCGAGGCTGGCCCAGGCCATGTTGTCGATTCCGGCAACAAAAGGCTTCGAGGTAGGGTCAGGCTTTGCCGGCTCCAGGATGCGCGGTTCGGAGCACAACGATCCTTTTGTCCAGAAAGAAGGTCGACTGGGAACCAGGACGAACTACAGCGGCGGCATTCAGGGAGGCATAACCAATGGCGAGCCTGTTTATTTCCGGGTGGCATTCAAACCGCCGGCAACTATTGGCAAGCCTCAGGAAACGGTTGACTTCAATGGCAAACAGGTGATCCTGGAGGCGCGAGGCCGGCACGATCCCTGCGTGGTTCCCCGGGCTGTACCAATCGTGGAGTCCATGGCAGCTCTGGTGCTGGCAGACCTGGCGCTCCAGCAACAGGCGCGCCGCTAGCTCGCGCCATACATCTTCTTGGACCTCCGGCAATCTCTTGCTGCGCTCTAGTGAGCAATTCCACCCAGCCGCAGGCCCCAATGCAAGAAAAGAGAAAAGAAAAAGGCATTTCAAGACATAGGTGAACTTGGGAAATTACATTGGGGCTCATCAGCTCATTGTGCAATAACTTATGCGGTCGAGTACTAGTAATGAATTAT
Above is a window of Deltaproteobacteria bacterium DNA encoding:
- the aroC gene encoding chorismate synthase; translated protein: MSSSFGVLFRLSTFGESHSRGVGVVVDGCPPLVPISEEDIQAQLDRRRPGQSTLSTARAELDRVTILSGVEQGKTLGTPIGLLVGNVDQRPGDYEHLRSIPRPSHADYTYWIKYGIRSYSGGGRASARETIGRVAAGAIAEKFLQHVFGVEIVAWVSSVGTVDAPEINSDLVSRQEVDSTPVRCPHPESAAEMTRTILEAKKSSDSIGGIISCVCRGVPPGWGEPVFHKMEARLAQAMLSIPATKGFEVGSGFAGSRMRGSEHNDPFVQKEGRLGTRTNYSGGIQGGITNGEPVYFRVAFKPPATIGKPQETVDFNGKQVILEARGRHDPCVVPRAVPIVESMAALVLADLALQQQARR